One Epinephelus lanceolatus isolate andai-2023 chromosome 17, ASM4190304v1, whole genome shotgun sequence genomic window carries:
- the pla2g12b gene encoding group XIIB secretory phospholipase A2-like protein isoform X2 has translation MLLRTVALLLLCVSTGMCATIGHYQDQASEDEEPAVVTEGGVAAASVEAGEEGVAPVETHSPAAEEPAANSIFGDNLLAKIFAADNPAADKPEVDVPVADGATAEKQGTDSDGPAGDAPGMEALTGEAVAQEQPSSSEDNDIRPVQMNQSPNKPLAQEDDNSWSLNSIRSTFQTMNGYFDSLVELAGGHNGVCQYRCRYGELPQPRPGYQLPEPNGCSSSLVGFQLDLGIPAMTKCCNQLDMCYDTCGTSKNDCDAKFRTCLYGICSDLKKSLGFVSKVQACESMADALHSTVGTLGCRPYMNSQRAACVCEGEERDEL, from the exons ATGCTGCTTCGGACTGTGgccctgctcctcctctgtgtgtccACAGGCATGTGTGCCACTATAGGCCACTACCAGGATCAAGCAAGTGAGGATGAGGAGCCAGCTGTTGTCACTGAAGGTGGTGTAGCAGCTGCCTCGGTAGAAGCAGGTGAAGAAGGTGTAGCTCCTGTCGAGACACACTCACCTGCCGCTGAGGAACCTGCTGCTAATTCCATTTTTGGTGACAATCTACTGGCTAAAATATTTGCAGCAGATAACCCAGCAGCTGACAAACCTGAAGTGGATGTCCCCGTGGCAGATGGTGCAACAGCGGAAAAGCAAGGGACAGACAGTGACGGGCCTGCTGGAGACGCCCCCGGTATGGAAGCTCTTACTGGTGAAGCTGTCGCCCAAGAGCAGCCTTCATCATCTGAGGACAATGACATCAGGCCAGTCCAGATGAACCAGTCCCCGAACAAACCCTTGGCACAGGAGGACGATAACAGCTGGAGCCTTAACTCAATTAGAAGCACTTTCCAGACCATGAACGGATACTTTGACTCCCTGGTGGAGCTGGCAGGAGGGCACAATGGTGTATGTCAGTACCGCTGCCGATATG GAGAACTCCCTCAACCTCGTCCAGGCTACCAGCTCCCAGAGCCCAACGGCTGCAGCTCCTCTTTGGTGGGATTCCAG CTTGACCTGGGGATCCCTGCTATGACAAAGTGCTGTAACCAGCTTGACATGTGCTATGACACTTGTGGCACAAGCAAGAACGACTGCGACGCAAAGTTTCGCACATGTCTGTATGGCATCTGCTCCGACCTTAAGAAGAGTCTGGGCTTTGTGTCGAAAGTTCAAG CCTGTGAATCTATGGCCGACGCTCTCCACAGCACAGTGGGGACCCTTGGTTGTAGGCCTTACATGAACAGCCAGAGGGCAGCGTGTGTCTgcgagggagaggagagggatgaaCTGTGA
- the pla2g12b gene encoding group XIIB secretory phospholipase A2-like protein isoform X1, protein MLLRTVALLLLCVSTGMCATIGHYQDQASEDEEPAVVTEGGVAAASVEAGEEGVAPVETHSPAAEEPAANSIFGDNLLAKIFAADNPAADKPEVDVPVADGATAEKQGTDSDGPAGDAPGMEALTGEAVAQEQPSSSEDNDIRPVQMNQSPNKPLAQEDDNSWSLNSIRSTFQTMNGYFDSLVELAGGHNGVCQYRCRYGELPQPRPGYQLPEPNGCSSSLVGFQVNAALDLGIPAMTKCCNQLDMCYDTCGTSKNDCDAKFRTCLYGICSDLKKSLGFVSKVQACESMADALHSTVGTLGCRPYMNSQRAACVCEGEERDEL, encoded by the exons ATGCTGCTTCGGACTGTGgccctgctcctcctctgtgtgtccACAGGCATGTGTGCCACTATAGGCCACTACCAGGATCAAGCAAGTGAGGATGAGGAGCCAGCTGTTGTCACTGAAGGTGGTGTAGCAGCTGCCTCGGTAGAAGCAGGTGAAGAAGGTGTAGCTCCTGTCGAGACACACTCACCTGCCGCTGAGGAACCTGCTGCTAATTCCATTTTTGGTGACAATCTACTGGCTAAAATATTTGCAGCAGATAACCCAGCAGCTGACAAACCTGAAGTGGATGTCCCCGTGGCAGATGGTGCAACAGCGGAAAAGCAAGGGACAGACAGTGACGGGCCTGCTGGAGACGCCCCCGGTATGGAAGCTCTTACTGGTGAAGCTGTCGCCCAAGAGCAGCCTTCATCATCTGAGGACAATGACATCAGGCCAGTCCAGATGAACCAGTCCCCGAACAAACCCTTGGCACAGGAGGACGATAACAGCTGGAGCCTTAACTCAATTAGAAGCACTTTCCAGACCATGAACGGATACTTTGACTCCCTGGTGGAGCTGGCAGGAGGGCACAATGGTGTATGTCAGTACCGCTGCCGATATG GAGAACTCCCTCAACCTCGTCCAGGCTACCAGCTCCCAGAGCCCAACGGCTGCAGCTCCTCTTTGGTGGGATTCCAGGTGAATGCTGCT CTTGACCTGGGGATCCCTGCTATGACAAAGTGCTGTAACCAGCTTGACATGTGCTATGACACTTGTGGCACAAGCAAGAACGACTGCGACGCAAAGTTTCGCACATGTCTGTATGGCATCTGCTCCGACCTTAAGAAGAGTCTGGGCTTTGTGTCGAAAGTTCAAG CCTGTGAATCTATGGCCGACGCTCTCCACAGCACAGTGGGGACCCTTGGTTGTAGGCCTTACATGAACAGCCAGAGGGCAGCGTGTGTCTgcgagggagaggagagggatgaaCTGTGA